The Polyangium mundeleinium genome contains the following window.
TCGAGCAGCTTCCCCAGCGGAAAGCCGAGCCACGGGATCACCATCGACCACGTCTCCACGCAACGCATGCGGTAGACGCGCTCCTCCAGGGGAAACCATTTCAAGAGCGTCTCGATGTCGACGCGCTGGGGTTTTTTGATCTCGCCCTCGAAGACCACGGTCCACGGCCGCGGCTTCAGGGTCTTCGCGTTTCGCGCCGGATCTTCCTTGTCGAGGCCGAGCTCGTAATAGTTGTTGTACGTCGTCACGTCCTCGTAAGGCGTGCGCGGCTCGTCCGTGGTGAAGGGATTGCGCGCAGCAGCCGAGCCCGAGGGCGCGGCGGGCACCGCGGATGCGGGCGGCACCACGAGGTCTGCGGGCAGCGGCTCGGCGGTGATCGTCGCGCGGCGGCCTCGGCCCGTGAGCGCGACGAGGCCCGTGCCCATCGCTGCGGCCGTCCCCACGAAAAGCCCCGCGCTTTTGAGGATCTCGCGGCGGCGCAGGTACCGTGCTTCGGGCGTGATCTCGGAGCTCGGGGGCGGCGTGGGCAGCCTGCGCATGAGGGCATTGTAGGCGATACGCGTTGCGACGTCGCGCCCGACGTACGATGATCGCCGCATGAAGATCTTGGTCTTCGGGGCTTCGGGGCCCACTGGTCGGGAGGTCGTCACGCAGGCGATCGACGCGGGGTACGAGGTACGCGCGTTCGCGCGCAGGCCCGCGGCCGTCGGCGCCTGGTCGCCGCGCCTCGAGCTCGTGCAAGGAGACGTGCTCGAGTGGGGGCACGTGGGGCCCGCGATGCGCGGCGTCGACGCGGTCATCTCGGCGCTCGGGACGGGGAGGGACTTCGGCGAGACGAATCTGTTTTCCGACGGGTTCGCGGCCATCCTGTGGGCGATGGCCGAGGCCCGCGTGCGCAGGTTCGTGTGCGTGACGTCGGCCGGGACGATCGAGGATCCGAACGAGCCGTTCTGGTACCGGACCGCGGGCCGATGGATGGCGCGGCACGTGTACGCCGATCAACGAAGGGCCGAGGAGCGCCTCCGCGCGAGCGACTCCGACTGGACCATCGTGCGCCCGCCGCGCCTCCTCGACGGACCGAAGAGGAGTGATTACAAGATCGTGAAGGACGGGCCCGCCGGCAAGTCGTACGAAGTCAGCCGCGCGGACCTCGCCGAGTTCATGGTGGCCGAGATGATGGCGATGAAATACGTCCGCGCCGCCGTGGGAATCGGGTATTAGGATGAGCTCCGCGAACGACATCGTGCTCGAGACGCGCCCCCTTGGTTTTCCCTGGGAGACGGCCGATCCCTTCCTCTTTTGCGTGCACCACGACGACGCGTACCCCGCGGGCAACGAGCGCATGGGGCCGGCCGCGTCGCTCGCGGGGCGCAACATCGGCCAGGATTTCGCCGGCAAGGACGGCTGGCGGATGTACCACGGCGAGGTCGTGCCCGCTTCCCGCAGCACCCGCACCGCGGCTTCGAGACGGTGACGATCGTGCGGCGC
Protein-coding sequences here:
- the msrP gene encoding protein-methionine-sulfoxide reductase catalytic subunit MsrP, which gives rise to MRRLPTPPPSSEITPEARYLRRREILKSAGLFVGTAAAMGTGLVALTGRGRRATITAEPLPADLVVPPASAVPAAPSGSAAARNPFTTDEPRTPYEDVTTYNNYYELGLDKEDPARNAKTLKPRPWTVVFEGEIKKPQRVDIETLLKWFPLEERVYRMRCVETWSMVIPWLGFPLGKLLERLEPTSRAKYVAFSTLMDPEQLPFQLTDVLEWPYREGLRLDEAMHPLTMLAAGLYGKSLPGQNGAPLRLVVPWKYGFKGIKSIVRIALVEKEPQTSWNMAAPREYGFYANVNPDVAHPRWSQAMERRIGDVEKRPTLPFNGYAEEVASLYAGMDLRMSY
- a CDS encoding NAD(P)-dependent oxidoreductase, with the protein product MKILVFGASGPTGREVVTQAIDAGYEVRAFARRPAAVGAWSPRLELVQGDVLEWGHVGPAMRGVDAVISALGTGRDFGETNLFSDGFAAILWAMAEARVRRFVCVTSAGTIEDPNEPFWYRTAGRWMARHVYADQRRAEERLRASDSDWTIVRPPRLLDGPKRSDYKIVKDGPAGKSYEVSRADLAEFMVAEMMAMKYVRAAVGIGY